Proteins encoded together in one bacterium window:
- a CDS encoding glycosyltransferase family 4 protein yields the protein MDTIRLGLISCWYKEKSCGRFAHNLAQALTGLGVEIEVISANCLCFRDDPFHPELFFSPCHKVRFPDFYWKPAPLAISYLRAIGELAADAFKGFGYLAKAKSPAILHYQQTQGSFGFLPLLSFLSYPTQARRVISIHEIDSIQKQLKVGSKAFSTIKLNRIYHKADAIVVQNAAAGKALEALGVTSERVHIIPHGTHIPAGISRLMEPGALPPARHQIAFCGGHHLTSGKGFDAFLKALLILRAQGVTPPLMIYGLNEGYGQEKGQKLIHELGISNKFKWLDYRSDESLFAELQTALCMVIPYTTSEAGAAVTAAMANAVPVIATRKVGLPEYLGESGLYIEEDNPQDLADTMLRLIQNPGLVNDLGRQLHRRALEQYSWEAVGRKTLDLYEGLLGE from the coding sequence ATGGATACCATCAGGCTTGGCTTAATTTCATGCTGGTATAAGGAGAAAAGCTGCGGCAGGTTTGCCCATAATCTTGCTCAGGCACTGACGGGGCTGGGTGTGGAGATCGAGGTTATTTCAGCCAACTGCCTGTGTTTTCGTGATGATCCCTTTCATCCTGAGCTGTTTTTCTCACCCTGTCACAAGGTAAGATTCCCCGATTTTTACTGGAAACCTGCTCCCCTGGCTATCAGCTACCTTCGGGCCATTGGAGAACTGGCCGCAGATGCCTTCAAGGGCTTCGGATACCTTGCAAAGGCAAAATCACCGGCCATCCTTCATTATCAGCAGACCCAGGGGTCATTCGGCTTTCTTCCGCTGCTCTCTTTTCTGTCATATCCAACTCAGGCCAGGCGGGTGATCAGTATCCATGAGATCGACAGCATACAAAAGCAGCTCAAGGTCGGGTCAAAAGCATTTTCCACGATAAAATTAAACAGGATTTACCATAAGGCCGATGCCATAGTCGTCCAGAATGCGGCTGCCGGAAAGGCACTCGAAGCGTTGGGTGTCACTTCGGAAAGGGTTCACATCATACCTCATGGCACTCATATACCTGCCGGTATATCCAGGCTGATGGAACCGGGCGCATTACCTCCTGCCCGGCATCAGATCGCATTTTGCGGTGGCCATCATCTGACTTCTGGCAAGGGCTTCGATGCCTTTCTCAAGGCACTGCTCATTCTGAGGGCGCAGGGGGTAACACCGCCGCTCATGATCTATGGGTTGAATGAAGGCTACGGCCAGGAAAAAGGCCAAAAACTCATCCATGAACTTGGGATCAGCAATAAGTTCAAATGGCTCGACTACCGGAGTGATGAATCCTTGTTTGCAGAATTGCAGACAGCCCTGTGTATGGTTATACCCTATACGACCAGTGAGGCCGGGGCTGCCGTGACTGCGGCCATGGCCAATGCCGTGCCGGTAATTGCCACCCGGAAGGTGGGGCTTCCGGAATACCTGGGGGAAAGCGGCCTCTATATAGAGGAAGATAACCCGCAGGACCTGGCTGATACAATGCTGCGGCTCATTCAAAACCCCGGCCTGGTGAATGACCTGGGCAGGCAACTGCATCGGAGGGCATTAGAGCAGTATAGCTGGGAGGCCGTTGGCCGAAAGACCCTGGATTTGTATGAGGGACTTCTTGGGGAGTGA
- a CDS encoding ATP-grasp domain-containing protein, with protein sequence MRVLITNAQNRIAYAALRSLGCRGIPVCTADFIPWAMCFSSRYSRGHFRYPSPFRKPEECIASLIENGRREGCRFLLPIYEETFLIARHQARFKPHFHLVIPEYEKILMVHDKQRLYELASKLGIPAPRTAFLTGQPSHYPWLKEITYPLWLKPRQGGGAWGITQVASSGELLRRWTQADLPYGLSRDRFLVQEHIPGSIYCVAMLFCRGKMRARFTYRQVRNYPLRGGVATLRVSDRHKDAETCLQRLLEALEWHGVCQADFAVHEGSGVPYLLDVNPRFWSATHLAVISGVDFPCLMYQIAAYGDTDPVLDHPTGIQSRWFWGELRAFWEAFRQPGQKINALKTYGRIGKADSHFDDLCLTDPLPPLVFFADSLRRIVKQRSLTLRPHDSLQGVWE encoded by the coding sequence ATGCGCGTTCTGATCACCAATGCCCAAAACCGGATCGCTTATGCAGCCCTGAGGAGTCTTGGCTGCCGGGGTATCCCTGTCTGTACGGCTGATTTCATCCCCTGGGCCATGTGTTTTTCCTCCCGGTATTCCAGGGGGCATTTTCGTTATCCTTCGCCGTTTCGCAAGCCGGAGGAGTGTATTGCCTCTCTGATCGAGAATGGCCGGAGGGAAGGATGCCGCTTTCTGCTGCCGATTTACGAGGAGACTTTCCTGATCGCCCGGCATCAGGCCAGGTTCAAACCCCATTTTCATCTGGTCATTCCCGAATATGAAAAGATCCTCATGGTTCACGATAAGCAGCGACTGTATGAACTGGCCAGTAAACTGGGAATACCTGCCCCCCGCACCGCTTTTCTCACCGGCCAGCCTTCTCATTACCCCTGGCTGAAGGAAATCACATATCCGCTCTGGCTGAAGCCGCGGCAGGGCGGAGGTGCCTGGGGAATAACTCAGGTTGCATCCTCCGGGGAACTGTTGAGACGGTGGACGCAGGCTGATCTTCCCTATGGGCTTTCGCGGGACCGCTTCCTGGTACAGGAGCATATACCGGGATCGATCTACTGTGTTGCCATGCTGTTTTGCCGGGGAAAGATGCGGGCACGGTTCACCTACCGGCAGGTGAGAAATTACCCCTTGCGGGGAGGAGTGGCTACCCTGCGGGTCAGTGACCGGCACAAGGATGCCGAAACCTGCCTGCAGAGGCTCCTCGAAGCCCTGGAATGGCATGGTGTCTGTCAGGCAGACTTTGCCGTGCACGAGGGGTCCGGAGTGCCGTATCTTCTGGACGTTAATCCGCGCTTTTGGAGTGCTACCCACCTGGCGGTGATTTCCGGTGTGGATTTTCCCTGCCTGATGTACCAGATAGCAGCCTATGGGGATACGGACCCGGTCCTTGATCACCCCACGGGCATTCAGTCCCGCTGGTTCTGGGGGGAATTGCGGGCCTTCTGGGAGGCTTTCCGGCAGCCTGGACAGAAGATCAATGCCTTGAAAACCTATGGCCGGATCGGGAAAGCTGACAGCCATTTCGATGACCTGTGCCTGACCGACCCCCTGCCTCCGCTGGTGTTTTTTGCAGACAGCCTGAGACGGATAGTCAAACAGCGCTCCCTTACCCTTCGGCCTCATGACTCCCTGCAAGGGGTCTGGGAGTAG
- a CDS encoding alanine racemase has translation MNPSKGPRVEDWGLTNRQGVLLIDGVNCLDLAGEFGTPLHVVHEKRLKSNIRRFKEAFAGYEPGVHICYSYKSNGIPGVLKLLHRGGEGEEGLGAEVISPYELWLALRMGVDPGRIIYNGLNKSPESIKLALRFGVRINADSLEELKQIEAVAKELGSGCEIGIRICPRVGWNSQFGLGIEDGQADQAIDFISRSPHLACTGLMCHITTRATGAGGHIRACLDLLRFAAKIRQSHGIVIRSIDLGGGFGVPTVKGLSHWEALRYRLWNRPLRPPQDGECQPIEDMARQILAELVKGCERFGLDPPVLCLEPGRIITSDAQVLLLMVNGIKQRGKKGRVFAITDGGRFTTTYPLDHEYHTAFVANKLNDPVRQEYFVVGRLCSPGDWVFRSIHLPFLQAGDILAIMDAGAYFTQFSTNFSFPRAAVVAVHDGTTSVLRHRETHEYMIGMDVL, from the coding sequence ATGAACCCATCGAAAGGGCCGCGGGTTGAGGACTGGGGGCTGACGAACCGGCAGGGCGTGCTTCTGATTGACGGCGTAAACTGTCTGGATCTGGCCGGGGAATTCGGCACTCCCCTTCACGTCGTTCATGAGAAAAGGCTCAAGAGCAACATCAGGCGCTTCAAAGAGGCCTTCGCCGGATATGAGCCGGGGGTGCACATCTGCTATTCATACAAATCGAATGGCATCCCCGGGGTGCTGAAACTCCTGCACCGGGGAGGGGAGGGGGAAGAAGGGCTGGGGGCCGAGGTCATTTCTCCCTATGAATTGTGGCTGGCCCTGCGAATGGGAGTTGATCCCGGCCGTATTATCTACAACGGGCTGAACAAATCCCCGGAAAGCATAAAGCTGGCTCTTCGGTTCGGCGTGAGGATCAACGCGGACTCCCTTGAGGAACTGAAACAGATTGAAGCTGTGGCCAAAGAGCTTGGCTCGGGGTGTGAAATCGGAATCCGGATTTGCCCTCGGGTTGGCTGGAATTCCCAATTCGGCCTGGGAATCGAGGACGGCCAGGCTGATCAGGCCATAGATTTTATCAGCCGCTCCCCGCACCTGGCCTGCACCGGCCTGATGTGTCATATCACCACCCGGGCCACAGGAGCGGGGGGACATATCCGGGCCTGCCTCGACCTGCTGCGGTTTGCCGCAAAAATCAGGCAAAGTCATGGTATCGTGATCCGATCCATCGATCTTGGAGGAGGCTTCGGGGTGCCGACAGTCAAGGGGCTCTCCCATTGGGAAGCCCTGCGCTACCGCTTATGGAACCGCCCTTTGAGACCGCCGCAGGACGGAGAGTGCCAGCCGATCGAGGATATGGCCAGGCAAATTCTGGCAGAGCTCGTCAAGGGTTGTGAGCGCTTTGGGCTCGATCCCCCGGTCCTTTGCCTGGAGCCGGGAAGGATCATTACCAGTGATGCCCAGGTGCTGCTTCTGATGGTCAACGGAATCAAGCAGCGGGGGAAGAAGGGCAGGGTATTTGCCATTACCGACGGCGGAAGGTTTACGACCACTTACCCCCTGGACCATGAATATCATACCGCTTTTGTGGCCAATAAACTGAACGACCCGGTCCGGCAGGAATATTTTGTGGTTGGCCGGTTGTGCTCACCCGGGGACTGGGTCTTTCGGAGCATTCATCTTCCCTTCCTCCAGGCCGGGGATATTCTGGCAATTATGGATGCGGGTGCCTATTTTACCCAGTTTTCAACCAACTTCTCCTTCCCGCGGGCTGCAGTGGTGGCCGTGCATGATGGCACGACCAGCGTCCTGCGGCACCGGGAAACCCATGAGTATATGATCGGTATGGATGTTTTGTAA
- a CDS encoding glycosyltransferase codes for MEKKDSGEGQIRVLQLIAPATLGGAERVVLSIQESIGRGGEEESHFTSSLGIFIWVRRPDNVFLRQVRDHRYPHIVFPMRFTFDWANLAQLFRYLKAERIHLLHTHGYRSDIVGLLCARAARIPVITTLHGWTATDRKVQGYEGIQRRILPFFDAIIAVSEEIKDRLIRQRGIKPGKIRVLQNAVRIPLGEEDRASPLAAGRVVAAGRQHTRRQFGCDPDALVIGFVGRLSPEKNPADLLTVVSLLIPRLPKLVCWIVGEGPLRPYLERQAGELGIARQVCFLGFQADMGSIYQALDVLAITSRTEGTPLALLEAMAFGLPVVSMRVGGVGALLEQGIDGLLVNPGDMAGMAESLARVLTDPLLAGKLGSAARKKIRARFAVDGWIKKIQEVYGECLGKKPDPN; via the coding sequence GTGGAGAAGAAGGACAGCGGGGAGGGGCAGATCAGGGTTCTGCAACTGATCGCTCCCGCCACCCTGGGCGGTGCTGAACGGGTGGTCCTGTCAATCCAGGAGTCGATAGGAAGGGGAGGGGAGGAGGAAAGCCATTTTACCTCATCCCTGGGCATATTCATCTGGGTCAGAAGGCCGGACAATGTTTTTTTGCGGCAGGTGAGGGACCACAGGTATCCGCATATCGTCTTTCCCATGCGCTTTACCTTTGACTGGGCTAATCTGGCTCAGCTTTTCCGCTACCTGAAGGCGGAGCGGATTCACCTTCTTCACACTCACGGCTACCGCTCCGATATCGTGGGGCTGCTGTGTGCACGGGCAGCCAGGATTCCGGTAATCACCACCCTGCATGGATGGACAGCCACCGACCGCAAGGTGCAGGGATATGAGGGAATTCAGCGCCGGATACTGCCCTTTTTTGATGCCATCATCGCAGTCTCGGAAGAGATCAAGGATCGCCTCATCAGGCAGAGGGGCATCAAGCCCGGCAAAATCAGGGTATTGCAAAATGCGGTCAGGATTCCGCTAGGGGAGGAAGATCGGGCTTCTCCTCTGGCAGCAGGCAGGGTGGTGGCTGCCGGGCGGCAGCACACCAGGAGGCAGTTTGGCTGTGATCCGGATGCTCTGGTGATTGGCTTTGTGGGCCGCCTGAGCCCGGAAAAAAATCCGGCTGATTTATTGACCGTTGTGAGTCTGCTTATTCCCCGCCTGCCTAAGCTTGTGTGCTGGATAGTGGGGGAGGGACCGCTGAGGCCATATCTTGAGAGGCAGGCCGGAGAGCTGGGCATTGCCCGGCAGGTCTGTTTTCTCGGATTTCAGGCCGACATGGGCAGCATTTACCAGGCTCTCGATGTGCTGGCCATTACCTCCCGCACGGAAGGGACGCCTCTGGCCCTCCTTGAGGCTATGGCCTTTGGCCTGCCGGTAGTTTCAATGCGGGTGGGTGGAGTGGGTGCCCTGCTGGAGCAGGGCATAGATGGCCTGCTGGTCAATCCGGGGGATATGGCCGGGATGGCTGAAAGTCTTGCGCGGGTGCTGACCGATCCGCTTCTGGCCGGAAAGCTTGGAAGTGCAGCCCGGAAAAAGATTCGGGCACGCTTTGCCGTGGATGGATGGATTAAAAAGATACAGGAGGTATACGGGGAGTGCCTGGGGAAAAAGCCGGATCCAAATTAA
- a CDS encoding STAS-like domain-containing protein, with protein sequence MKIHITQLCEKRTVSRDDGEKLNKVLREKWDEENIFDIDFENILVASVSFIDEAFGKLALQHTKEDLKRKLRFKNILKYDLALLNDIINSRLRQKETVEETEKVEKNTKSN encoded by the coding sequence ATGAAGATTCATATAACACAACTATGTGAAAAAAGAACGGTATCAAGAGACGATGGGGAGAAGTTGAATAAGGTCTTAAGGGAAAAATGGGATGAAGAGAATATTTTTGATATTGACTTTGAAAACATCCTAGTTGCTTCAGTTTCTTTTATCGATGAGGCGTTTGGGAAACTTGCTCTTCAGCATACAAAAGAAGACCTTAAAAGGAAATTGAGATTTAAGAACATCCTTAAATACGATCTCGCCTTATTAAATGATATTATTAATTCGAGGCTTCGCCAAAAAGAGACCGTGGAGGAGACTGAAAAGGTTGAGAAAAACACAAAAAGTAATTAA
- a CDS encoding type II toxin-antitoxin system RelE/ParE family toxin yields MYKIYLTQRALKDLKGIEIDIQERIARKLKECAAEPFKFARKLINPKIGTFRLRVGDYRVIFDIEGEDIVVLRIGHRRDIDE; encoded by the coding sequence ATGTATAAGATATATCTTACCCAGAGAGCTTTGAAGGACTTGAAGGGCATTGAGATAGACATTCAAGAGCGAATTGCCAGGAAACTCAAAGAATGTGCTGCTGAGCCTTTTAAATTTGCTCGTAAGTTAATCAATCCCAAAATAGGAACGTTCAGGCTTAGGGTAGGAGACTATAGGGTTATATTTGACATTGAGGGTGAAGATATAGTGGTTTTAAGGATTGGCCATAGAAGGGACATAGACGAATGA
- a CDS encoding transglutaminase family protein, whose product MEEYLKSTDIINWRHPQIIEQAHILSHGKENKQAIAKACFEWVRDDIKHIADYDISTVTWRSSEVLEAGCGICYAKSHLLAALLRANSLPAGFCYQRLSRDALYLPDFGW is encoded by the coding sequence GTGGAAGAATACCTTAAATCTACAGATATAATTAACTGGAGACATCCTCAAATAATCGAACAAGCTCACATACTATCTCATGGAAAAGAGAATAAACAAGCTATAGCTAAGGCTTGTTTTGAATGGGTAAGAGATGATATCAAGCATATTGCTGATTATGACATTTCCACCGTTACCTGGAGATCTTCAGAGGTATTAGAGGCTGGATGCGGTATATGCTATGCGAAAAGCCATCTTCTTGCAGCATTATTGAGGGCAAATTCTCTACCTGCTGGTTTCTGCTATCAGAGACTCAGCCGTGATGCTTTGTATTTACCCGATTTCGGATGGTAG
- a CDS encoding nucleotidyltransferase domain-containing protein, with translation MEKLLLTEKEFPADILRDIEQIESILLRHGAMRIILYGALARGDYRADSDIDICFEGIPDEEYFRAVAECLMEAHRPVSVLDFADIYGYFRKRILKEGKILYECERTDG, from the coding sequence ATGGAGAAATTACTATTAACAGAAAAAGAATTTCCTGCTGATATCTTACGGGATATAGAACAAATAGAATCGATCTTGCTTCGTCATGGGGCTATGAGGATTATTTTGTATGGGGCCCTGGCAAGAGGTGATTACAGAGCTGATTCCGACATAGATATATGCTTTGAGGGGATCCCTGATGAGGAATACTTCCGTGCCGTAGCTGAATGCCTTATGGAAGCCCATAGACCAGTGAGCGTACTTGACTTTGCAGATATTTATGGATATTTCAGGAAGAGAATCTTGAAGGAAGGAAAAATACTGTATGAATGTGAACGAACTGACGGGTGA
- a CDS encoding glycosyltransferase codes for MNIVFLSTIIPYPPVDGHSQRTYYLLKHLAEKHRIHLIGFVKKPDDWKSAEVLGRFCAGVYPFVLPEDVSRLNLGLSLMRSLFSPDPFVVRKYLHPPAWKALERILHRDRIHLVHCDMPNLIVYAKGTSDPPAIAVHHDLEWLLMERRAEVEPNFAKRWFFSRQALKWQHFLYKMEMKTRLHVVVSDVDRQWLEKASPLRVPVRVAPNGVDIEYFQPQPSISPEKTVVLLGGMHVFQNADGVEYFLESVWPKIQALEEGVQCLIIGQNPSRRLLNLADETGARMLGFVSDVRPLLARAGLMAVPIRIGSGTRLKILSAMAMAKAVVSTSIGCEGIEARDGQEILVADTPDDMAHRVVEVLRNPGLQVRLGENARKLVEEKYSWARISRIMEDVYREAVEG; via the coding sequence ATGAATATCGTATTCCTTTCGACCATTATTCCCTATCCTCCGGTGGATGGGCATTCGCAGAGGACGTACTACCTGCTGAAGCATCTGGCCGAAAAGCACCGCATCCATCTGATCGGCTTTGTGAAAAAGCCTGATGACTGGAAGTCGGCAGAGGTGCTTGGCAGGTTTTGTGCCGGGGTTTACCCGTTTGTTCTCCCCGAAGATGTTTCCCGGCTGAATCTGGGGCTTTCCCTGATGCGCAGCCTTTTTTCCCCTGATCCCTTCGTGGTCCGCAAGTATCTCCATCCGCCAGCCTGGAAAGCTTTGGAGAGGATTTTGCACAGAGACCGGATTCATCTCGTTCACTGTGACATGCCTAACCTGATTGTTTATGCCAAAGGCACAAGTGACCCTCCGGCGATTGCTGTTCATCATGATCTGGAATGGCTGCTTATGGAGCGCCGGGCTGAGGTGGAGCCAAATTTCGCGAAAAGGTGGTTTTTCTCCCGGCAGGCTCTAAAATGGCAGCACTTTCTCTACAAGATGGAGATGAAAACCCGTCTTCATGTGGTGGTTTCCGATGTGGATAGACAATGGCTGGAGAAAGCCTCTCCGCTCCGTGTCCCGGTCCGGGTAGCGCCAAATGGAGTGGACATAGAATATTTTCAGCCCCAACCATCCATCTCACCCGAAAAGACGGTTGTGCTCCTGGGAGGAATGCATGTTTTTCAGAATGCCGACGGGGTAGAGTACTTCCTGGAAAGTGTCTGGCCCAAAATTCAGGCTCTGGAGGAGGGAGTGCAATGCCTGATAATCGGACAAAACCCGTCCCGGCGGCTCCTGAATCTGGCCGATGAAACCGGGGCCAGAATGCTGGGATTTGTCAGCGATGTACGACCCCTGCTGGCCAGGGCAGGGCTGATGGCAGTTCCCATCCGGATCGGCAGCGGAACGCGCCTCAAGATTTTATCCGCTATGGCCATGGCCAAGGCTGTGGTGTCAACCTCCATCGGCTGCGAGGGAATCGAAGCCAGGGACGGCCAGGAGATTCTGGTCGCGGATACTCCTGACGATATGGCCCATCGGGTGGTAGAAGTGCTCCGCAATCCGGGATTGCAGGTGCGGCTGGGAGAAAACGCCCGCAAACTGGTTGAAGAAAAATACTCCTGGGCCAGAATCTCCCGGATCATGGAGGATGTTTACCGGGAAGCGGTGGAAGGGTAG
- a CDS encoding nucleotidyltransferase domain-containing protein, whose protein sequence is MTNTEYGPVPEALRGDVNRAVSILKNGGCSEIFIFGSAVSGKIRPESDIDLAVRGCSQGLFFHLLGKLLLELDQPADQPGYSRCFHSVPAKGRRAFPDRLRRSLLKYVIKPKVVTCLITQGGSNDSNRNPGRAQEAHTPRASHYY, encoded by the coding sequence ATGACCAATACCGAATACGGGCCGGTTCCGGAAGCTCTGCGGGGAGACGTCAACCGGGCTGTCAGTATCCTGAAAAACGGAGGGTGTTCCGAGATATTCATTTTCGGTTCTGCGGTATCAGGAAAGATCAGACCTGAATCAGACATCGACCTGGCTGTCCGGGGATGTTCCCAGGGCCTTTTTTTTCACCTATTGGGCAAACTTCTTCTGGAGTTGGATCAGCCCGCTGATCAACCTGGATACTCAAGATGCTTTCACTCAGTACCTGCAAAAGGAAGAAGAGCTTTTCCGGATCGGTTGAGAAGATCATTGCTCAAATACGTTATAAAACCGAAAGTGGTAACCTGCCTGATAACTCAAGGAGGAAGTAATGACTCAAACAGAAATCCTGGAAGAGCTCAAGAAGCTCACACCCCCAGAGCGTCTCACTATTATTGA
- a CDS encoding ATP-binding protein, with protein MNNKYTFLEYPKLQTIAFSNALLGLCYQARMSQKEGVIFDLSKTEFLTPFGIVLLAGTLSECLSLGKEARYQEPKKRITKEFLAGIGFNNFFQIKSINHRIESPNVQLKRIYSLDYSLIDQILEVFGNFIHMSEGVKCSLKLALNELMTNVFDHSESKEGCYVCAQSYPQEKKIRLCIADFGIGILASLRKIPQYGSLNNCYESIKLATQEGVTSRVGKQAGYGLSHINRFIEVNEGKMYILSGDGKAVWNYTGQKKRRKEKQTMQHPLQGTLIELEINADKEGFYFLSSEEDDLF; from the coding sequence ATGAATAACAAATATACTTTTTTGGAATATCCAAAATTACAAACTATCGCATTTTCAAATGCTTTACTCGGATTATGTTATCAGGCAAGAATGTCACAAAAAGAAGGAGTCATTTTTGATCTATCAAAAACAGAATTTCTTACCCCTTTTGGAATAGTTCTATTAGCTGGAACACTTTCAGAATGTTTATCCTTGGGGAAAGAAGCAAGGTATCAAGAACCCAAGAAGCGAATCACAAAAGAGTTTTTGGCAGGAATCGGTTTTAATAATTTTTTCCAAATTAAAAGCATAAATCACAGAATAGAAAGTCCTAATGTACAACTTAAAAGGATATATAGTTTAGACTATTCGTTAATAGACCAAATATTAGAAGTTTTTGGCAACTTCATTCACATGTCCGAAGGGGTTAAATGTTCTCTTAAACTGGCACTAAACGAATTGATGACTAATGTGTTTGACCATAGTGAGTCTAAAGAAGGCTGTTACGTTTGTGCTCAATCTTATCCACAAGAAAAGAAAATAAGACTTTGTATTGCAGACTTTGGAATAGGAATTTTGGCATCTTTAAGAAAAATTCCTCAATATGGAAGCTTGAATAATTGTTACGAAAGTATAAAGCTCGCTACCCAAGAAGGAGTTACGAGCCGCGTAGGAAAACAGGCAGGATATGGCTTAAGTCATATCAACCGATTCATAGAGGTTAATGAAGGGAAAATGTATATCTTATCAGGAGATGGTAAGGCTGTTTGGAACTATACTGGTCAAAAAAAACGCAGGAAAGAAAAACAAACTATGCAGCATCCTCTTCAAGGCACACTTATTGAGTTAGAAATAAATGCTGATAAAGAAGGATTTTATTTTTTATCTTCAGAAGAAGACGACTTATTTTAA
- a CDS encoding SDR family oxidoreductase: MLLNGKVIIITGASRGIGRAAACLLADRGARVILASRDGAALHEVSQGIKSRQGFCLAVTANVQSEGSVRALVTRVVGRFGRIDVLINNAGVCVYGSVAQTSLTDWEKVMGTNLTGVFLCTREVVPVMIRQGAGQIINVASQAGRFGFPNLAAYCASKFGVIGFSESLQRELAPHNIEVSCLCPGYVDTELLKVFPADILKGADVTSPEGVADQLLELVMNPHAEEIRSLSLRKIIRRVFARWIPSGLA; the protein is encoded by the coding sequence ATGCTCCTCAACGGTAAAGTGATCATCATAACCGGAGCCAGCCGGGGTATTGGCCGGGCTGCGGCCTGCCTTTTGGCTGACAGGGGAGCCAGGGTTATTCTGGCCTCCCGCGATGGAGCGGCCCTGCACGAGGTCAGCCAGGGGATCAAAAGCCGTCAGGGCTTCTGTCTGGCCGTTACCGCGAACGTGCAGAGCGAGGGCAGTGTCAGGGCACTGGTGACCAGGGTCGTCGGCCGGTTTGGCCGCATAGATGTATTGATCAATAATGCGGGAGTATGTGTATATGGCTCTGTGGCCCAGACTTCCCTGACCGATTGGGAAAAGGTCATGGGAACCAATTTAACCGGGGTCTTTCTCTGCACCAGGGAGGTTGTGCCGGTTATGATCCGGCAGGGGGCGGGACAGATCATCAATGTGGCCTCTCAGGCAGGAAGGTTCGGCTTTCCCAACCTGGCCGCCTATTGTGCCTCGAAGTTCGGGGTTATCGGATTTTCCGAATCCCTGCAGCGGGAGTTGGCTCCCCACAATATCGAGGTTTCCTGCCTCTGTCCAGGTTATGTGGATACTGAGCTGTTAAAGGTGTTTCCTGCCGATATACTGAAGGGGGCCGATGTGACCTCCCCCGAAGGGGTGGCGGATCAGCTTCTTGAGCTGGTAATGAATCCTCATGCAGAGGAGATCCGCTCCCTGTCCCTCAGAAAGATAATCCGGAGGGTATTTGCTCGATGGATACCATCAGGCTTGGCTTAA